A single window of Sporosarcina sp. FSL W7-1349 DNA harbors:
- a CDS encoding sulfurtransferase TusA family protein: MNSTKFLDAKGLACPVPVVRARKAIKELAEGEVLEIHTTDKGSVADLTAWSKSSGHQLLEQSEEAGVFQFWIQKG, encoded by the coding sequence ATGAATTCAACAAAATTTTTAGATGCAAAAGGGCTTGCCTGCCCGGTGCCTGTTGTCCGTGCAAGGAAAGCGATCAAGGAATTGGCGGAAGGTGAGGTCTTGGAAATCCATACGACGGATAAAGGTTCGGTAGCGGATTTGACTGCCTGGTCTAAGTCAAGCGGCCATCAACTGCTGGAGCAATCCGAAGAGGCCGGCGTATTCCAGTTTTGGATTCAAAAGGGCTGA